TCTTGGTGGTTATAGCAACGTTTTTgttgtatttttatttagtttgttttattttgagaaGTTTATTAGAATGTTTTTCTTATATTTAGTTTACTGGAGATTTTGTGATGGTGCTATGTTCTGATTTGTATGGGTGTTTTTTgggttttttttatttgattgtgATTGAAGTCCGTGAGAAATTGTGGAGAATTCAGTGTTGGAGTGCAGAATGCCCCATCAAGATTTGCTCCATGGCTACAATAAACTAGAAATGCCATAGTATCATTTCCTTCATCTCTTATTTTCAATATCTAGTACTAAAGTTATTGACCTAAATTTGGTGGGTGGAGTTTATATTCTACagacttatttttatttatatattatacttGCTTagtattgattttaaaaatttttttatttggataTCAATATTTTGCTCTCAATTAATTAGCATATTGACAAtagctctttttttttattgttgattAATGTCGTTAAATTGTTGTAGATTGAATTGTCAGAGTggtgaattatttttaaaaaaaattttatcgaTTCTTAGATACATTTAATATTGTGAGTTAGACTTAAATTATGAATAGTTTTCCATTTTGAgctgaataatatatttttcataaatttcgGTTGGTCTATATATATAATGCCTGCTTCATGAAATTTTTAatgcaataaaattttatagctTGATAAAAAAAAACGAACAaccttaaacttttattttctcccGGATTCATAAGAAATTGACTTCAATCCTCAAATTatagaatatatattaatatcgctttatttaagttaaatatatgtaacaaatttatattatttaattattaaaatatccttaaaattaacaaattgtATTCTTTAACGTATATTagacaaataataaataaattattatttaaaaaatgaaaatctacaaaaaagaaaaataaaatcatttttatgataaaaactatgaagtgttattttttattggTTAAATTAATTTCAGAATCACACCTTCTACAGATTGGAGAAGGGATGTGGTCGATTGCATGGGCCCAACCGCAACTCGTTTATTTGCCCATGGGCTTCTGGATTATTTATGGTCTCCAATCAGacaacaaacaaaaaaaatgttttcattttataatttaagaatACAAGACAAGAGcgtattgaattttttttttttttttaagaatgaaatttttaaatattaaggtATTGATTGGCAATACTAACTATTGAATCAGATGGTAGCTATTTTAGTAATAGATAGTTGTTTTAGCGATAGTTAATTCAacgttataaaaaataattttttataatatactctttttaaattttaatctagTAGTAGTTTGACTAAATCAAAATAGTACTCGTTGAATAGAAAAGGTGAAAAAATCAGGGATGAACATTATAATGGCAAAACGACAAACAAATACTCAAAGCTTGGTCCGTTTTattgttcttttttttatagaaaggcGACACAGACAGAAGCCTGATTGCACTTCCATTTATAAGTTGCTTCTTCTGTTCAATAATTTTCAAAAGAAAGAAGCAGCTGCCCTGTAAAAGCATTCATCTTTCACAGATTTGTGCTTCCATCTTTTTTATTCATAGCATTATTGTAATTTGTTCCCTTCttagtaaactttttctttcttttttctttaagaaaaataaattttattatttaatttctatattatacagaaatttattaactttaaaaaatatattaaaatattcataaaattttaaaagatcaattaattaattttttttgttgattttaaccattaaatatttattatttaatttctatatagtATAAGAAAATCATTAatggttaatttttttattttaataaatgttgattaaaattcatttaaataataaaaagtgaaGCTTGTTTGAAGACCCAATCAagattgttaatatatttttgtgaaGGAAACAGAATGATTGTTCGTACAAGATAAGAAGTCACTGTTAGGACAATTTCATCCTATTCCATTACATGCCAAAGGCAAGACAAAGAGGATTTACTATGTCATATCTAATTCAATCCTTGCAACTACCAGACACCAATTATTCATCACAGTATTATTAAAATCTACTGTGTCTTTTACTGTCATTATAATGTATTGATGTAATATCTCttgattattttttcaattaacagtaaatttaataaaaagtttattttattaaaaaataaaaattttaattatataataaattacctGAGATTATAACATTCAAAAGCCATCCATTACCTTATAAAGCTGGGAAAAGCAACCAGAATTTTCAAATGTTTGGAACGACTGACATTGCCAAGTTTTCTTTAATTACCATCAGCAGCTTTatgctaatttaaaatttttaataaaaatattaatatgtatatatatatttaatcattCTTTACCATCCAACTTTTATCACCCGCCCCTTTAGGCTTTAACCCACTTTATAGATTTTGGTAATGGTTCTCTTCTCTTCCTTAAACACGGCAGCTGCTTGTCTGCTTCAGCAGCAGCTTTCACTATATTACTATAATTTAGAAGCGtccaataaaaataagtttattaatttttaagataaatttttatattgagATTTGCatactaattattattttaactatataaatattatttttaatttttggcaTGAAATTAATACATCATCAGAATCTCAATAATTAGAGAATTTTTTTGGATTGAATCATTGGAAGGTTGTTTATATTGAACAACATTCTGTGTTGCAAGGACTGTTTGTTTTAGTGCAAGTTTGGTGTAATTTGAAAGAGATGGTTTCCAAATTTGTGGGAAACATTAGATTACATGATGTCAAAACTCATGCAATGCCAATCATATATAAATGCTGATGGGGAATAAATGTTTGGCAACACAAAGTTAATTTTGAGAATAGCAAACCGTCAAATCTAAACAAAACTACAAATCCATAATCTTGATAGCATCTTTCTTGTTATGTCAATGTATGGAATGTGCATGCATGTATCTATATTATTGCTACATATTTGAAAAACTAGTATATGATTgtttcaataattataaaaaaaatcacataatttctattttattacctttgataatattaatatatgtaATATAAGTAAATTTTACGAATTTTAAAGTTGTCCGCCGAAGAAATTATAGAATAGAAAAATGGAAGGAAAGAAGACGGCCACGCGTGCAGTGGCGGACTCCAAGatgattataataataaaggaaaaaaaaataatttaaattgtatTTGTTATGGGTCCACTCCACCCACAAGGCAGAGTCTATAGACTCTTCCTCTGAAGGGGGAAGAGTGAAGACATGAACATGGGAAATCCCACCCCATGAGCTTCTGTTTTGTGCTATATATCTCGACTCGCTCAACTCTCAAATATGCCTAAAATTTGTCCACTATAGTACTAGAACACAGTGAAAACGGCCTTTCACTATTTAGTAAATGGGGACAAAAACAAATCCCCAAGTGCAAAACCAAAACTTTCTTGTCCCTAATCTATGTATCTACGTCTCTATACTTTTGATGCAATTAGGAGTTATCCAAAAATCCACCTGCATGTCAAAACAAATCAGGTCCATAATCCATATCCTTGGGGTGCCCACCTGACCTATTACAGTTCAATCTAGAGATAATTAGATTGAAAgcgttttaatattaaattaaataaactgaTAATTTAAAACtagttttaatattaaattaaattaaattaaattaattcagctTCAATTATGATTTCGAACCCCGGCCCCTTAAATCGCAAGTGAGGGGGGAAGTGGTCACTAACAGCCCCTCGTGGGAGTAATGATTTGGTGCATTTATGGAGTTGTGGAATTATGTGTTCTCGTAATTCAGAACCGTCCAACAAAAAGATACAGTCTCATTTATGTTGCTGTATTATGCCACTCATTACAAAATCTTGGTGTGATCATAGTCATTTCTCTTTGTTCAGTCCATAGATTTCAAAATACAATCCTTTGATCAAGTGGTCCTTTCCTCCTTACTAAGCTTTTTTACTCTCATGCCTACTTTTTTTTGCTTGCTCAAGTGATGAAAtcattttagattaaattaaattatcttagTCAATTGATGGTAATTTGATTGGAATGCATGAttttttgaatgtgcatggtcGAAAAAGCAATGATATCAGTCAAGACCACcaaaagaaatttcaataaaCTTGAGATTGACTTTCCACCGAGAATGTTATCATAAGTGGGACCAAATTTCCCCTCCCAAGTCTAGGATCTCATCATGCATACCACACTATTCCTTTCATTGCCTAATTTGCCCCCTTCTTCCTTGCCCTCGCTCCTCTCTCACACCCCCTCTTATTATCATgctcttttattttccttcctcCTAGTTTCAATAGTTCTGATCATGACTCATCTCCTTGTCCttctaattatattaattaaaaaattgctGGTATTACAACTTACACAAAAGCTTTTTTTTTGGGGGCCAAATATAGAAAAGCAAATTAGATTGATTAGAAAAAGTGTGCATGGTAATGTTGGGGCCATGAAGTGAAGCACGACCCCACTGGATCCATCATCAGATCATAAATACAAAAAGCCAAATGGGGTCCACAAAAAAGTGGACCCACAGTTCTAAAGCAACCTTTGAATGGACCGTTAAAGAACTTGCCCCAGCTAAGCAGCTGCTGcctgctgctggtggtggtggagggatacattaacataaaaaggATCCATGGGAGAAAGAGCAAAACTAGCAGTATTCCAtggaaactttttattttttttttttcggtcgAACATGGGGACTAGACTGAGaccaacaaaaataaaaaaatgtaaaggGGAATAaagcaagagagagagagaaatgtaACATATGGAGAAGTCTGCAATAGACAGGACCCCAAGTTTAATTATCCTTCTTCAGTGGGTTTTATGACACTGAGAGAGCTGTTTTGGACTATAGTAAGAACTAGCTTCCTCTCCATCACTGTATATATATATCTCTGTAGGCTGCGCGATCAGTCAAGAACCAgacagagaaagagagagctAATTTATAAAAGCAGAGGAGGGGAAGGAGGAAGGAGGAGGGGCCTCACAAGCCTTTACACGTGATAAAGAAAACACCAAAAGCACTTGCATGCGTGTATAAAGATTCATCTTCATCATCACCTCTCTCTGTTCTaggttctcttttctttttttccttttatgtaGCCTCTGTAAAAACTGAattcttgaattatttttttcctgttttaaaaaaaaaaaataccaaccTTATCTCCAATAACGTTCTTTGCCACCTCATCTCTAAAACCTCACCTCAGTGTGTTGAGTGTGCTTCTCTTTCTTGCAAGCTCTTGGATTTTCTCCATTTTATGGTTTACTGAGTGAGTTAGGAGTTGGTTGAGTGTTGCGAGTTGTGGACTTGGTATTTATTGTTGGGTCATTTCTATCCAGGCAATAAATTTTTGGGTATCCTTGGGATAGTGATTTTACTTCTCTTTTCAAGGTTTATTCCTTCTCTTTGCATATACGTTCTTCTTGTTGCCTTTTGTTTTCTTCTATATGTAGTCTTGTGGTTTCAAAACCCTCTAGAGCAAACGgtatagtttttaattttttaatgcacTTCCTGTGTTTTTATCTTCTTGGTTGTATTCATCTTCATTGTGATTTTTCCCTTTGCAGATTTTTCAGTTTTGGTAGGGACAAATTTTAAGAATATGGTTCCGTCAACTGGTTATTTCTATTTCTTGGGTTTCTACTCGATTTTgtttttttggtttattcatTTTGTCTCTATGATTCATGGTCAGTTGTTTGCTAATAGAGCAATCTAAAGGAAGATTTTGGGTTTTGGGTGGAGTTGTGGAGCTTTCTCGAGTTGCAGTGCTGATTGTCTCGTTTGGGGAGTTTTCATTTCCTTCTTTCTTGGTTCTTTTAGAATTAGAGCATAGATTCAaggataaaaattattaaaattacaatattaaaactCGCCTTCACCGTTTTTACATTACTTGTATTTATGTTTCTCCTTCTCTATTCAACGTTTCTTTTATAATTTGGTTTTGTGGGTTTACTTGCTGAAACAGAGGTCAACATTGggtttcaaaattttcaaaggaATAGTAATGCTTGTATTGTGAAACAAAGGCCTAGGCAATATCTCATACCCTTTTACTTGGTGTCAACAACCATGATGCTCTAACATCATCATTATTATTCCTATTTCTTTACAGTTCTGTACAATTTTTGGTCACTTGGCTGacatgcctttttttttttttcagcgaAGAAAATGGTCTAAAATCTCAAATCTGCTACTGCGAGGCGAATGTGGAAAGGATAGAAGAGAAAGAAAGTATATTTCTGCCATTTGGTGAACCTTTACTGTTTTGAACACCAGCGTTTGTGATTTGCGTGTAAGGTTCAGCGAGCAAAGAGCAAAAGTAGagaggaaaaaagaaataaagaaaaaaatcagCAATGCCTATAAGGCAAATGAAAGAGAGCTCAGAGCAGCACTTGGTGATAAAAACCCACTTGCAGAACACAATGAACCAACCtcaaaaacaccataaaacccctcaaaatGGCAAGGGACCGCCATCTCAGGAAACCCACAGCAAGAGCCAGACCTCACCCCCAACAAAAAacaggggaagaagaagaaacagaGGTGGTAGAAAGTCTGATCAAGGAGATGTCTGTATGAGACCCAGTTCAAGGCCATGTACTGTGGCGCATAAGCCCGTGAATCCAGCAGGTAATCCCTTGGCAAGAGCTCCAAATGGGTCCGTTAGAAATGCTGGAAATATTTGTGAAATGGAGATGGGTTTGGGGTTCCCTACTTCTAGCAAGTCTTTGAGTTTTGCTCCTAGGCCTGGTTATGGTCAGCTGGGGACAAAGTGTATTGTTAAGGCCAACCACTTCTTTGCAGAGTTACCAGACAAGGACTTGAACCACTATGATGTGAGTTACTGTCTTTGATGCGGTTCAGTTTTTACATTAAACATTGCTGTAAAAGTACTGGAAGGTTATCTTTCTGGTTTTCGATTTTCTGTGTAACAGTCGGGGCCCTTCATCTGACGTTGTAAGAATAACTCGTACTGATAGTTTCTAGCATTAAACATGGCTGTTATTATGCTGATGCAGAGAATTAATGTTGGGTTTTCTTAACTTCATTTGAAGAAAATAATGTGCTTTGCAAATCTGTGGCCCTTAATCTGACAATAGACATGTTCATGCCATTGGTCTTATTTTGCTGTACATTGCAGAAGGAATTGAATAGGATTCTGTTTTATCTCATATACTTTTCCTTCTAGTAGCATTAACGGTTCTTAAATTTGACGATTTAATGTCGTTCTTACTGTGTGTGTGCCCTTTTTGTCATCTTTTACTTCGATTCCTGCAGGTTACCATAACTCCTGAAGTGGCATCAAGAGCTAAAAACAGAGCTATCATGGCGGAGCTGGTGAGGCTTTACAAAGAATCTGACTTGGGAAGGAGACTTCCTGCTTACGATGGCAGAAAGAGTCTGTATACTGCTGGTGAACTTCCCTTTGCTTGGAAGGAGTTCGTGATTAAACTTGTTGATGAAGAAGATGGAATAAATGGTcccaagtaattttttttttctaattttatacaTCCGCTTTGGTTCTTCtcattttgaaatttgaatggtTAACTCTTGTGCCGTCCACATTATATTTCACTAATACTGACTAAATTTAAGTTTTTTGTTCtacaaaaatttagaaaattgaTGATcattataatgaaaatataaaatctgaTGAAAAAGATTATTGCATATATAATGCAAGCTAACTTTTGCTTTGGTTTATCTGTGTATAAAATAACTGTAACGGACCTATATACAATGTTTTAGGAGGGAAAGAGAGTACAAAGTGGTGATCAAGTTTGTAGCAAGGGCCAATATGCATCACTTGGGTCAATTTTTAGCTGGTAAACGTGCTGATGCTCCACAGGAGGCTTTACAAATTCTTGACATTGTGCTGAGGGAGCTCTCAACAAAGAGGTATGATTTCTGACATAGTCTATGATCGCGTTGGAACTGTAATAGTTTCTGGGTGTACAAAGTGTCTTGCATTTCAAAACTTTTAACACTACTTTCTCTGAAGGTACTGCCCCATTGGAAGATCCTTCTTTTCACCGGATATTAGAGCACCACAACGACTTGGTGATGGCTTGGAGTCCTGGTGTGGGTTTTACCAGAGTATAAGGCCTACACAAATGGGCCTATCCTTGAATATTGGTAAACGAATGACTAGAAATTAGAACATTAGGGAGAATTTATACACTACCCGTAATTGatctcactttttttttcttttcacctTCTTCTGCTATTTTTGTAATATAGATATGGCTTCAGCTGCATTCATTGAGCCTCTCCCAGTAATTGAGTTTGTTGCACAGCTTCTGGGCAAGGATGTATTATCAAGGCCATTATGTGATTCCGATAGAATCAAGGTACTTTAATATATGGTCATTATATGTATCATCTTCATGGTGTTTAATATAACTTGGGACCTCAATGACAATGAATGACAGATTAAGAAGGCCCTCAGAGGAGTAAAAGTTGAAGTAACTCATAGAGGGAATATACGGAGAAAGTATCGTGTCTCAGGATTGACATCTCAACCTACAAGAGAACTTGTGTAAGTTTTTGTTCTCTCTTAGTTACATCTGACCAGTGGATTTAGTAGATTCtcgtcttgataaggaagaaaGAAAGTTGAAATTCTTCTGATGTTCTGATTGTAAACGGTTTCTTGTTTAGATTTCCTGTTGATGATAACTCAACTATGAAGTCAGTAGTTGAATATTTCCAAGAGATGTATGGATTCACCATTCAACATACGCATCTACCTTGCCTTCAAGTAGGAAACCAGAAGAAGGCGAACTATCTACCTATGGAGGTGTCACTTTTTTTTGTTGGTTTCTGCTTGTTATTTTAGTTCAGTTTTCATTTTCCACTTTCTTTAGATAATCCCTGTATGGAATCTGACTTGCTCTGTTAGGCTTGCAAAATTGTGGAGGGCCAACGATATACGAAAAGGTTGAATGAGAGACAAATTACTGCCCTGTTGAAAGTTACATGCCAAAGGCCAAGGGATCGAGAAAATGACATTTTGCAGGTACTTGTGGTTTTTGATAAATTCTCTCAAAGTGGTAAATTTGTGCAAACTTCTCAAGATAGATATAGGGACCTAGTATGATAATGCAAGGGGAAAACCTTTCCACTTTTGCATAGTTAAGGTTCATATGGCAACTGGCTAATGATGAAAAAGCAACAACCTTGGAGCTATCACTGCCTGGCCTGCTAGGAAGATAGATAAAGGAATTATGATGTTAAAACTCTTATTTCTGAGTTAAGTCTTGTATCTCTTAAGTTTGTCAATAGATCTGCGAATCAATATTCTCATGTTTTAGCAAGAGCTGCTATTTCTGTGTTAGATTCGAATGAGTTGGGTGTATGTCCTCCATCATTCTTATTAGGTGTTTTATCTTTTGATCTGCTTAATATATAATTccagttgtttttttttttaaaggaaagGAAACAGCAGCATGCTAATTGGTTCTTTAATTCATGGCCTTGTACAACAGCAACATGCCTCGTTAATTTTTTCCCCCTTTCCTTAGTAACTGTGCTAGCAGCATGctaattagttatttaattCATGGCGTTGTATCCTCTGTGCATGTTGAGACACAAGCAGACAGTTCAGCATAATGCTTATGATCATGATCCTTTTGCAAAGGAGTTTGGGATCAAAATCAGTGAAAAGCTAGCTTCTGTTGAGGCTCGAATTCTCCCTGCTCCCTGGGTAATGCTTCATCTCTTCTTTTCATGGTCTCTATATTAATTTGCAGAAAGGTAATTAGCGATATTCATTTTCCATCCTCTCATACTCTATCTGCAGCTGAAATATCATGAAACTGGAAAGGAAAAGGACTGCTTGCCACAAGTTGGCCAATGGAACATGATGAATAAGGTATTGTAATTGTACATAAAAATTCCGACCTCTCTAGTTTGCCAGGAGACTCCAGATGTTGTATAATAACTTGACTTcagttaaatttctttactgttGCATCTATATATTTAGCAATTAGAAACAACCttgtttttaattgtttttactgTTGGCAGTAACTAACCATTGCATGCCTTAGGAAGTTTTCTGACTTCATTGTAGAATTCATAATTCTAGAATTTCTCATATGGCTCATAATATGATGGTGCTGATAAA
The genomic region above belongs to Manihot esculenta cultivar AM560-2 chromosome 3, M.esculenta_v8, whole genome shotgun sequence and contains:
- the LOC110612004 gene encoding protein argonaute 10 → MPIRQMKESSEQHLVIKTHLQNTMNQPQKHHKTPQNGKGPPSQETHSKSQTSPPTKNRGRRRNRGGRKSDQGDVCMRPSSRPCTVAHKPVNPAGNPLARAPNGSVRNAGNICEMEMGLGFPTSSKSLSFAPRPGYGQLGTKCIVKANHFFAELPDKDLNHYDVTITPEVASRAKNRAIMAELVRLYKESDLGRRLPAYDGRKSLYTAGELPFAWKEFVIKLVDEEDGINGPKREREYKVVIKFVARANMHHLGQFLAGKRADAPQEALQILDIVLRELSTKRYCPIGRSFFSPDIRAPQRLGDGLESWCGFYQSIRPTQMGLSLNIDMASAAFIEPLPVIEFVAQLLGKDVLSRPLCDSDRIKIKKALRGVKVEVTHRGNIRRKYRVSGLTSQPTRELVFPVDDNSTMKSVVEYFQEMYGFTIQHTHLPCLQVGNQKKANYLPMEACKIVEGQRYTKRLNERQITALLKVTCQRPRDRENDILQTVQHNAYDHDPFAKEFGIKISEKLASVEARILPAPWLKYHETGKEKDCLPQVGQWNMMNKKMINGMTVSRWSCINFSRSVQESVARGFCNELAQMCQVSGMEFNPEPVIPIYNARPDQVEKALKHVYHASMNKTKGKELELLLAILPDNNGSLYGDLKRICETDLGLISQCCLTKHVFKISKQYLANVSLKINVKMGGRNTVLLDAISCRIPLVSDIPTIIFGADVTHPENGEDSSPSIAAVVASQDWPEVTKYAGLVCAQAHRQELIQDLYKTWQDPVRGTVSGGMIRDLLVSFRKATGQKPLRIIFYRDGVSEGQFYQVLLYELDAIRKACASLEPNYQPPVTFIVVQKRHHTRLFANNHRDRSSIDKSGNILPGTVVDSKICHPTEFDFYLCSHAGIQGTSRPAHYHVLWDENNFTADGIQSLTNNLCYTYARCTRSVSVVPPAYYAHLAAFRARFYTEPEMQENGSSGGGSGYGTKGARAGETGVRPLPALKENVKRVMFYC